Part of the Janibacter endophyticus genome is shown below.
CGGCTCGCGGTCGGCCCGCGCTGCCCCTGGTAGTGCGAGCCGTAGGCCGCGCTGCCGTAGGGGTTCTCGGCCGGGCTGGTCAGCCGCATGAAGCAGAACTGACCGATCTTCATCCCGGGCCACAGCATGATCGGCAGGGTCGCGACGTTGCTCAGCTCGAGCGTGACGTGGCCGGAGAAGCCCGGGTCGACGAACCCGGCGGTCGCGTGGGTCAGCAGGCCGAGCCGCCCCAGCGAGGACTTGCCCTCGACGCGCGCCGCGAGGTCGTCGGGCAGGGTCACCGTCTCGAGCGTCGACCCGAGGACGAACTCCCCCGGGTGCAGGACGAATCCCTCCTCGGGGTCGACCTCGACGAGCCGGGTCAGCTCGGGCTGGTCCTGCGCGGGGTCGATGACCGGGTACTTGTGGTTGTCGAAGAGCCGGAAGTACCGGTCGAGACGAACGTCGACGCTGC
Proteins encoded:
- the dcd gene encoding dCTP deaminase, with amino-acid sequence MLLSDRDIRIEIDAGRVVLDPWDPAMVQPSSVDVRLDRYFRLFDNHKYPVIDPAQDQPELTRLVEVDPEEGFVLHPGEFVLGSTLETVTLPDDLAARVEGKSSLGRLGLLTHATAGFVDPGFSGHVTLELSNVATLPIMLWPGMKIGQFCFMRLTSPAENPYGSAAYGSHYQGQRGPTASRSFQKFSRSGL